The genomic window TTTTCATAGAGAAGACTTTCAATCTCAAGCTGATCGAATCAGGGCTGGAAAAGAAAGACTTCGGGACCATTCATTCATTAGCGTCTTTTATTCATAAAAAATTATAAAATGTCATGCCGAACTTATTCTGGTATTTTTTAGACCCTGAAACAAGTTCAGGGTGACAGTATTATGAGACAAAGACCCGTTACGATCTTTATTGTTAGTTTCACTCTCTGCGTCCTCTGTGGTTAATTTTATGGGACTTGTAATTCCGTCATCAAAAAACAAACTCTATCTTTCCGGCTGCGACTGGATAATCAGCTCCCTCGATCACATGATGAAGAGGAACACCTGCGCCGGCAACATGTCGCAGGTTGTTCTTGTACTGGACTCAGTGATCGCTCAGGCTGAAATTCAGGACCGCTTAAACCGCTTTGTAAACGCACTCCCGGTAACGCGTGGCAGCATAGCGCGCGATATCAATCTCTGTCCCTACTGGAGGGTCCCTGAGAAAGCAGGAGGGGATTTGAATTTTACTTTCCACAATTGCTCCAGCGAAGAGACCTTTTCAGCTCTTCTCAGTGAATGCGCCAATAAGCCTTTCAGGAATGACAGCGAGCATCTGGCGTTTCACCTTTTTAATATTGAGAATAATAAAAGCTGTCTGGCAATGACCTTTGACCACCGTCTATTGGACGCAAGGGGAGCGGAAAACCTTCTCAGGATATTTCAACAGTATCTTGAAAGCAGCGATGATGCCGGGATCTCAGGCGGGATTCCTTTAGCCGCACCGGCCCATCTTTCTGAGTGGATGAAAAAATTCCTTTCGGGAAGGAATGTCAACCGCAAGATAATCTCGCTGTCTCAAAAGCCGCCTGAAGTCCTGCCTGTTTCAGGCGATAATACCAGGAGGTTTAAGTTCAGATTAATGTCCTTTACCCCGCAGGAGACACAAGAGATCTACGACAAAGCATACAGAGAGGCAGGCTATCTGATGGAGACGCCTTATCTGCTGTCAGTTGTCATGCGGGCCGTGGACGGATTTTTTAAAAAGAGAAGCCTGTCGGCAGATAATTATCTGGCCACAGTTTCCATTGACACGAGAACAGGCGAAGGCATTAAGCAGGAGTTGTTCTTCAATCATGTGTCGTACCTTTTTTTTCAGGTCCAAACCGCTTTGATGGGCAACCAGAAGAAAATAATAAACAGCATCAAGACGCAGATGTACGAGCAGGTGAAGGCAGGCATCCCGCGTGATATTATTGAGGCAAGCCATCTGACGCGTATCGCGCCGTTGTCTTTTCTGGGAAAAATAATCGACGGGCCATTGAAGGGAAAGCTCGCCACCTTCATCTTTTCGCACGTGAGCACGAACCCTTTATCGCCTGAGATAATGGGGGCAAAGATAGAGAACGTATTTCATATGCCGAGAGTCCCGGTGCCTCCGGGTCTTGGGTTCTTCTCCAATTATTTCAACGGCAGGCTCAATCTGGTAATATCATATCTCGACGGAATTATAAGTGATGAAGAAGCGAATATGCTGGAAAAGAATATTCGGGAAATGATGTAGGGTGAGGGGGAATTGCACAATGACCACTCCCTGTGATGTGCTTGTGATCGGCGCGGGTGTTTCAGGCGCAGCGGCAGCATTGGCTGCGGCGCGCTCAGGCGTCAAAACCATTTTGGCGGAGAAAGAAAACTTCCTCGGAGGCGTTGGTTACTCCGGCTTGTTCCAATATATATGCGGATTATATTTGAACGGTAAAGCCATGCCGAAGGAAACTTTAAATGACGGGATCGTCAGAGAGATCGTCAGCAATCTAAATAAATTATCTCCTCAAAGAACGATTAAAAAGATCGGGCAGGTTTATGTGCTTCCATATTCAAGAGAAGACCTGTCGTCTGTTTTTAATTCATTGTGCGGGAATGTACCGAAGTTAAATGTTATGTTTGATGCAACTGCTGTAACGGTCAGGAAGAAAGGCAAGACGATCGTTGAGGTCGGATTAAAGCAGCATGGAACCATTCACAAAATAACCTCTAACGTTGTGATCGACTGCACAGGGAATGGGGATGTTTCTGCGATGGCGGGAGCGGATTTCGAATTGTCCTCTCCGGCGAAAAGGCAACTGGCGGGATTTACCATTCATTTGAATGGACTAAAAAACGCAGACGAAACACTGGCAATCAAAGTGCCTTATCATTTATCACAGGCGGTAAAAATGAAACTGCTTCCCGCGTATTTGAGGTTTACCTCCTTCACTAAAGGAGAGTCTCCGGATGAAGGATTTTTGAAGTTGAATCCTGGCTATGAGAACAGCAGGCGCAATGAAGTAGTTTTAAAAAATGCTGAAAAGGCGCTCCGCTATTTAGCGGACAAACTGCCTTCATTTAAGAACGCCTGCGTTGCCGGGACTTCCCTGAGAGTAATGGACAGGGAGGGCAGAAGAATTCGCGGTGAATATGTTCTTACTGAAGATGATATAATCAACGCCGGAAAATTTAATGACGGCGTTGTCAAGAATTCCTGGCCCATAGAGATATGGGACAAAAGAAAAGGAACGATCTACAAATACGTCAAGTCAGGAGACTACTACGAGGTCCCCTTCCGGTGTCTGAAGGCAAAAGGAATTGATAACTTATTACTGGCAGGACGCTGTATCTCCGTCACTCATGAAGCCCTCGGCTCCACGCGGGTCATGGGCACTTGTATCTCACTTGGAGAACAGGCAGGCCTGGCAGCAGCATTTAAAGTGAAAAACGGGAAGTTCCCTTTCGGTGATATAGAAAAACCACAGAGAGCACAGAGATAAATGTTTACAATTGAAAGATAGAACAAGTTGTATTTTTTTATTGTTTATTTCTCCGTGCCCTCTGTGGTAATTTGTTTTAATATTTAAAGGAGGTCTTCATTGCGCATCTTACTTGTCAAACCGCATCCGCAGCTGCTTATAGCAAAACGCCTGCAGCAGGGGTTTCTGCATCTGGAACCTCTGGAACTGGAGATAGTTGCCGGGGGCGTGCCTGAGGGAAATGAAATAACGATCTGTGATCTGGGCATTGAAAAGGAACCGCTTGAGGCCTTCCATGATCAATTGCACAAGATAAATCCGCACATCGTCGGGTTCACCGGATACAGCTCCCAGTCCTCGATGGTGAAAAAACTGGCGCGGCTCGTTAAAGAACATATCCCTTCGGCAATTACTGTGGCAGGGGGCGTTCACGCGACAATTATCCCTGCTGATTACGCGGGAGGCGAAATTGATATCATTGTGCGCGGCGAAGGCGGGACAACATTCCGCGAGATAGTAAATCGTTATAAGGAAGGACTGCCGCTTCACTTTGGTGACGTTTCTCTCTCTCCTCAAGACCCTGACTTTCTCAGAAAAGCTGAAGCCCCGCCGCCTGAATTCCCCCCGGTAGAGGACATACCGAGACCGAGGAGAGACCTGGTGCAGCGCTCGAAATATTTCTGCGTCTGGACCTCAGCCCCTGAAAACAGCCTCGATACGATATTCCCTCAGACTGCAAGTATGCGCACCTCCACAGGCTGCGCGTTTAACTGTTCCTTCTGCGTCGTGCATCATATCATGCGCGGCAAATATCTTCAGCGCACTCCTGAAGACGTGGTCGATGAGATCAGTCAAATAAAAGAAGACAACATTTACTTCGTAGATGACGAAACTTTTTTAAATAAAAAGCGTATGACCGCTGTTGCCGAGCTTCTGCTTCAGCGGGGTATTAAAAAGAAATACATCAGTTGGGCCAGAAGCGACACCATCGCTAAAAATCCTGAATTGTTTCAGTTGTGGAAAAAAGCCGGACTGGGTCTGGTCTATGTCGGGCTGGAGTCAATGAGAGGGTCGCAGCTGGACAATTACAATAAGAGGACAAACGTTGAGACCAACCGCAAGGCCATATCCGTGCTTCGCGGAATCGGCATCACCCTTCACGCAAGCTTTATAGTTGACCCTGATTTCTACGTGGATGATTTTGTCGCGCTTGAGAAGGAGGTCCTGGACCTCTGTCCTGCCGAGGTCACTTTTACGGTATTTTCTCCTGCGCCGGGCACTGAGTTGTTTCAGAAACATAAGGACGACTTTATCTGCGACCCCTTTTTATTTTATGACTGCATGCACACCATCCTGCCGACAAGGCTCGGACTGAAGAAATTCTACGCGCATTTCGCGAGGCTGTCCAGCGTGGCCCTCAGGGCGAATCCGCTAAGGGTCAACAAGGTCAAGGTCCCAAAGAGAGAGATCGCCAGGATCATTTACCGCGGGACAAAATACATCTTCGCGCTGAGAAATATGTACAAGGATTACAATGTGCCTCAATGAATCAGAGGAGCAGAAAGTCTGGCGAAATATTTCTATACGACACCTATGAAAAATAGACAGTAGATAGTAGTAAGTAGTCGGGGAGAGAAGAAATACATGAAAGTCTTTGCCATAATAAAAAAAGAAACGGAAAACTTCAGAGACAAAATCGCTGTCATCGATGATGGCGACCGTGTGACATACGGTCAGTTGATCTCTTCCGCTGAGCTGATCGCTTCATCCCTGAAAGCTGAAGGCGTTCTTCAATTCCATCGCGTGGGGCTTCTCTGCGGCGACAGCATTGATTATATCGCTGCAAGTTTGGCTGTGCTGTCTCTTTCAGCGGTAGTCGTGCCAATCTCTACCGATCACAGGGAAGATGAGATCAACGAGATACTGGAAAAGATCGCGGTGGATTTCCTGCTTTTTGAAAAGGGCCCATACACTGATAATGAAGCCCCTGGTCTTTCATCAAAAGGATTTGTCAAAAAAGATCTTTACATTAAAAAGAGGGCCGTTAAAGAAAAACCCTGCGATGAGTATTTTAAAATCAATCCCGCGTTCATCAGGTTCAGCTCCGGCACAACCGGCGCAAGCAAAGGCGTTGTCCTGTCCCATGAGGCGATCATCGAAAGGACTGATGCGGCTGACAGAGGAATGAGAATTACCTCTGCCGATACAGTGCTGTGGGTGCTTTCCATGAGCTTTCATTTCGTAGTGACCATCCTCCTTTTTCTGCGCCGCGCCTCAGCCATTGTGCTCTGCGGTGACCGCTTCCCGGTATCTTTGATAGAAGGCGTGACCAATCACAAAGGCACTTTTATCTACGCCTCTCCTTTTCATTACAATCTGTTGGCAAACTCCAACCTGCTCTCACCCGGCCCTCTGAAAAACATTCGCATGGCTGTCTCCACGGCAATGAAACTGCCTGAGAGTGTCGCCGGTGAATTTTTTGCGAAATTCGGCATCAAATTGACCGAGGCATACGGGATCATTGAAGTGGGGCTGCCTTTTATAAACCTCTCTGAAGATGAAGACAATCGAAACTCTGTCGGCAGGGTATTGCCCGACTATGAGATATTGATTTACAACAAAGACGAAAGCGGAGTGGGAGAAATTCATATCAGGGGAAAGGGGATGCTGAATGCTTATTTTTCACCTTGGCAAAACAGGGAGAGTATTTTAAAAGACGGCTGGTTTAACACAGGAGATTTAGGCAGGATAAATGAAGACGGATTTCTTACCATAGCCGGACGCGGGAAGGACGTAATTAACTTCGTCGGGATGAAGGTTTTCCCCTATGAGGTGGAAACAGTCATTAATAATTTCCCCGGCGTGAAGGAATCGTTTGTGTACGGCGAGGACCATCCGAGATACGGGCAACTGCCGATGTCAAAGATTGTCCCGGAAAAAGATGCTGACATCCCGTTAGACGAGTTAAAGAAGTTTTGTTACCGGAAGCTTGCGCAGTATAAAGTGCCGAAAGGCTTTGAGATAGTCAGCGGCATCCCCAAAACTCCCAGCGGCAAGATCAGGAGATGCTGATTAATTAGTCAAAAACGACAAGCCGAACAGGAACTTGCTTGAATTCAGCGGGTCATTCGGTTTGACGGTATTTGCATTTGATACATGGTGCAAGCGGTAGTTCAGGTCAAGGGTGACATTTTTGTCTATGAAATAATGCACGCCGACCCCGCCCTGGTAATTGCCATTGTAATCCGAGCCCAGCCCCGGTATATCAATATTTGTGTAAACTAACCCGCCTCCTGCAAAGAAGTAGGGCACGATCTTTTCAGAAGCGGTAAAATCCCAGCACGCCAAAAAGTTTATCCCTGTCATGATGCCGTCATCAGGATGAAAGACATAGGAGATAGGCAGCTCGATCAGTATTTCATGGCGCACCTTGTACCATGATCTCCCAGCCTCTTCGGTCAGAAAATAACCGTACTGAAGTATCGTGTCCGCCTGCTGGACCCTCACATGAGTGCTGCCGAGGTTTCTGTGGGTCTGCCCGAAGCCTCCCAGAAAAGTCCAGTGGCTTTTTGCTTTGCTGAATCCCAACGGCTGGTCCTCCTGTGCAAAGACGGAGGAGGCAAAAGAAAAAAATAAAAGCGCTGATATGAAAAATATGCAGTATCTCATTTATAAATTTTGGACGATGAAATTTCAGTTGATTTTTAGATAATAGCCGCAAATTTTTATTTTTTCAACAGAGATCCTCAGGATAAAATTCATTGACGCCTTGTGAACTACGAGATAATATTTCTCTAAACAATGAAAGCCATTGCCTGCATAGGTTTATTATTTTCAATATTCATTACCGGGTGTATCCGGGCTGCTAAGGTCCCGATGGACACAATCTATTACGAAGGACCGGAGAAGGCTGGAAATTCTCATCTCATTGTTTTCCTCCCCGGAAGGGGCGACAGATTAGGGACATACATGAAGCATGGTTTTATTGATGCCATACGGCAGAAGGGATTAAACGTTGACATGGCGGAAGCAGACGCTTATGAAGCCTACTATCAGGACGGAAGCATCGGCGTCAGATTGAGGGAAGACATTATCGGACCTGCTAAGGCAAAAGGTTACAAGCATATCTGGCTCGTGGGTATCTCAATGGGAGGGACAGGTGCGCTGCTCTACGCGAGCAAGTACCCTGATGACATATCCGGCGTTATAGCATTCTCGCCGTTTTTGGGAGACGAAGAGATAATCGGCAAAATTAAAAATGCGGATGGAGTTCAAAATTGGAATCCGGGCAGGATAACCGAAGACGACTGGCAGGATTTTCTATGGCTGTGGATCAAGAATTATGAAACAGAGAAATCCCTTCCGGTATATCTTGGATACGGCGACCATGACCGTTTTGCTCCCGTAAATAATATATTCGCGACAGCCCTCCCGCGCGATCACGTTGTCGTAATCAACGGCGCGCATGACTGGCAAACATGGGAAACCCTCTGGGGAATATTTATTGAGAAACTAAGGCCGGAGATAAATCCGAAAGATTAAATTGACAGGTGATTCGTTGAATGTTATATTTAAGCACAATTCTTAATGGGCTCTTAAAATAAATTTAGTTGTTTTAATAACAGACCGCAGACAGACTTTTTCATACTCTGGGAGGGAAAGTTGCTGGTTTTTCTGCTTAATTGATTTTCAAATTATTTGTACAGTGGGAGGATAGTTCCTATCATGAGCGGGCTTTCTAATTAATCAATAACGTTTCAATAAATATTTTTCAATCTGATGCTTTGCAGATGGAGGCACGCTATCTGCAGAAAGGAGGGGGCATTTAGCAGTTCTTGAATCAACGGGCCCTTGGCCCGCAAAAATAAAATCAGCATGGGGGGACTTGTCATGAAAGCGAAAATATTGGCATTAGCAGTTATTGCAGGGGTTTTATTATTAATCAACTCTATGGCATCAGCATCTGCCGGAAGCAATGTGCTTTATAGTGAAACAAATTTAGGGAACGAGTTATGGCAATATGACTATACAATTAATAACACATCTACAACCGGCGAGTATCTTTTTAATGTCTGGTTTGATTTCAGCCAGACCGCGACAGTTACAGGTTTACCTCTTCCAGAGGGATGGATGGGCGCAACTGTTTGGGAAGGAACAAATACAACTACATATTTAGATCCTGTTTCAATTGATCCAAGCTATGACTTAGCCGCGGGTAATTCTCTAAGCGGGTTTAGTTTTATAATTGACTATCAGGCGGGGAACATTCCATTTACTGCGTATTTTGACGATCACGCAGGAAATATATCAGAGATAACTGGAACTACTGTAGCTGGGCCTGAGCCCATTAGCTCGATTCTCTTTTTATCTGGAGGGCTTGCTCTGTCAGTCAGGAGTTATTTGAAAAGGAAAAGACAAACCGCGTAGGTTATAAATGCACAGCTTCACAAATGGTGCGAGAGAGGGGAGTTGAACCCCTACGGAGTTACCCACTGGATCCTAAGTCCAGCGCGTCTGCCAATTCCGCCACTCTCGCTCGATTGATTTTAAAGTATTATTTGATACTCAGTCAAACGTGGGCCACCGGTGAGAAAGTTTTCCCTTGACATTGATAGAATCCATCTTAATAATAATCCTACGGGGTAAAAGCATGGGCCCTATAATTCACTATTTCCTGTAGAAAAGATGTGAATAAGAAATAGAGCACAATGTCCCCTATTACTTATTGGCAAATTGTAGGATATTAAATATAAAACATTCTATCTAATATCTGTTCGGTGACAACATATGACGAAATTGAGTGATATAGGTTTCGAACAATGGTTTCAAGCGCATGTCAGTGACTTGCGTCAAGAGGGTTGGAACATTACACGTGTGTCAGCAGTTGATCGCGGCTCATACCTCGTCAGAAATGAGACCAAGGAAGTCCCAGCCGAACTCGCCGGGAAATTCTATTTCCAAGTTAAATCCTCGGTTGACCTGCCGTGCGTCGGAGATTGGGTAACCGTGCAATATCACAGCAACGACACTGCGGCAATTATCCACGAGGTGTTTCCGAGAAAGACCTTTCTGCGCCGCAAATCTGCCGGTGAAAAGGTGGATTTCCAGATGATAGCGGCCAACATTGACGTCGCTTTCATTGTCCAGTCGTGTCACTTTGACTTCAATGTGCGGAGGATGGATCGGTATTTGGTAATGGCAGCTGACGGGGGTGTTGAGCCGATTGTTATTCTTACCAAGACGGACTTGATCACCCCCGAAGAAATGGAGCAGAAGCTTGCTGCCATTAGATCGAGCGCCATTACAGCCAGAGTCCTTGCCCTCAGCAATATCACGGGCATCGGATTTAACGAATTCCAGCAGGTGTTAGTCTCGGGAAGAACATATTGCCTACTCGGTTCATCGGGGGTCGGCAAAACAACACTCCTCAACCGCCTGATCGGGCAAGACGCTTTTGACACAAAGGCCGTCAGTGGAACAGGAGAAGGCATACATACAACTGCGCGCCGCCAGCTTATTGTTCTTAATCAAGGTTCCATGTTGATTGATACGCCGGGAATGCGAGAACTGGGTCTTCTCGGTGTGAGCGAAGGGGTCAACCAAGGCTTTGAAGACATTGTCCAGCTTTCCCTGAATTGTCGCTATGCAAATTGTGGCCACACGCAGGAACCCGGCTGTGCGGTCCGAGCCGCAGTCACAAGCGGTGCATTGACTGAAGATCGCTATTCCAGCTATATGAAGCTCAAGAAGGAGTCGGAGTACCATGAGCTGTCGTACATAGACAAACGGAAGAAGGATAGAGCATTCGGACGCTTCATTAAATCTGCAAAGAAACAAATGAAGGACTGAATGGACACCGAACACTTATAAGGCCTCCGGTTGTCAAGGGGCAAAGATCACCCGTCACGGATTTTGAAAAAATCCGTCATGCGAGCGGTACAAAAAACAAAATCTGACTTAGTTTCAAATTCTCCGGCAGCAGAACATGGTCTGCGCCAAACATAGAGGTTCAATAGTCTCTCCTGCCGTCCCTCAAGCTGCAATGATCTTAAAGGATTATTTGATACCTGGTCAAACGGAGTTAAATCTTAAATCATACACCTCCTTTAGATTTGCGGCTGCCTGTCCTGATTATGGTATACTTCAAAACCGGATTTGCAGGGCGGGTTTTAAACCTCGCCCCTACGGAAAGAAAGGATTTGATATACGATGAGCATTG from Nitrospirota bacterium includes these protein-coding regions:
- a CDS encoding acyloxyacyl hydrolase, coding for MGFSKAKSHWTFLGGFGQTHRNLGSTHVRVQQADTILQYGYFLTEEAGRSWYKVRHEILIELPISYVFHPDDGIMTGINFLACWDFTASEKIVPYFFAGGGLVYTNIDIPGLGSDYNGNYQGGVGVHYFIDKNVTLDLNYRLHHVSNANTVKPNDPLNSSKFLFGLSFLTN
- a CDS encoding acyl--CoA ligase; translation: MKVFAIIKKETENFRDKIAVIDDGDRVTYGQLISSAELIASSLKAEGVLQFHRVGLLCGDSIDYIAASLAVLSLSAVVVPISTDHREDEINEILEKIAVDFLLFEKGPYTDNEAPGLSSKGFVKKDLYIKKRAVKEKPCDEYFKINPAFIRFSSGTTGASKGVVLSHEAIIERTDAADRGMRITSADTVLWVLSMSFHFVVTILLFLRRASAIVLCGDRFPVSLIEGVTNHKGTFIYASPFHYNLLANSNLLSPGPLKNIRMAVSTAMKLPESVAGEFFAKFGIKLTEAYGIIEVGLPFINLSEDEDNRNSVGRVLPDYEILIYNKDESGVGEIHIRGKGMLNAYFSPWQNRESILKDGWFNTGDLGRINEDGFLTIAGRGKDVINFVGMKVFPYEVETVINNFPGVKESFVYGEDHPRYGQLPMSKIVPEKDADIPLDELKKFCYRKLAQYKVPKGFEIVSGIPKTPSGKIRRC
- a CDS encoding cobalamin B12-binding domain-containing protein — encoded protein: MRILLVKPHPQLLIAKRLQQGFLHLEPLELEIVAGGVPEGNEITICDLGIEKEPLEAFHDQLHKINPHIVGFTGYSSQSSMVKKLARLVKEHIPSAITVAGGVHATIIPADYAGGEIDIIVRGEGGTTFREIVNRYKEGLPLHFGDVSLSPQDPDFLRKAEAPPPEFPPVEDIPRPRRDLVQRSKYFCVWTSAPENSLDTIFPQTASMRTSTGCAFNCSFCVVHHIMRGKYLQRTPEDVVDEISQIKEDNIYFVDDETFLNKKRMTAVAELLLQRGIKKKYISWARSDTIAKNPELFQLWKKAGLGLVYVGLESMRGSQLDNYNKRTNVETNRKAISVLRGIGITLHASFIVDPDFYVDDFVALEKEVLDLCPAEVTFTVFSPAPGTELFQKHKDDFICDPFLFYDCMHTILPTRLGLKKFYAHFARLSSVALRANPLRVNKVKVPKREIARIIYRGTKYIFALRNMYKDYNVPQ
- a CDS encoding FAD-dependent oxidoreductase → MTTPCDVLVIGAGVSGAAAALAAARSGVKTILAEKENFLGGVGYSGLFQYICGLYLNGKAMPKETLNDGIVREIVSNLNKLSPQRTIKKIGQVYVLPYSREDLSSVFNSLCGNVPKLNVMFDATAVTVRKKGKTIVEVGLKQHGTIHKITSNVVIDCTGNGDVSAMAGADFELSSPAKRQLAGFTIHLNGLKNADETLAIKVPYHLSQAVKMKLLPAYLRFTSFTKGESPDEGFLKLNPGYENSRRNEVVLKNAEKALRYLADKLPSFKNACVAGTSLRVMDREGRRIRGEYVLTEDDIINAGKFNDGVVKNSWPIEIWDKRKGTIYKYVKSGDYYEVPFRCLKAKGIDNLLLAGRCISVTHEALGSTRVMGTCISLGEQAGLAAAFKVKNGKFPFGDIEKPQRAQR
- the rsgA gene encoding ribosome small subunit-dependent GTPase A, which translates into the protein MTKLSDIGFEQWFQAHVSDLRQEGWNITRVSAVDRGSYLVRNETKEVPAELAGKFYFQVKSSVDLPCVGDWVTVQYHSNDTAAIIHEVFPRKTFLRRKSAGEKVDFQMIAANIDVAFIVQSCHFDFNVRRMDRYLVMAADGGVEPIVILTKTDLITPEEMEQKLAAIRSSAITARVLALSNITGIGFNEFQQVLVSGRTYCLLGSSGVGKTTLLNRLIGQDAFDTKAVSGTGEGIHTTARRQLIVLNQGSMLIDTPGMRELGLLGVSEGVNQGFEDIVQLSLNCRYANCGHTQEPGCAVRAAVTSGALTEDRYSSYMKLKKESEYHELSYIDKRKKDRAFGRFIKSAKKQMKD
- a CDS encoding alpha/beta fold hydrolase, producing MDTIYYEGPEKAGNSHLIVFLPGRGDRLGTYMKHGFIDAIRQKGLNVDMAEADAYEAYYQDGSIGVRLREDIIGPAKAKGYKHIWLVGISMGGTGALLYASKYPDDISGVIAFSPFLGDEEIIGKIKNADGVQNWNPGRITEDDWQDFLWLWIKNYETEKSLPVYLGYGDHDRFAPVNNIFATALPRDHVVVINGAHDWQTWETLWGIFIEKLRPEINPKD